The genome window CAGCAAAGCGACAGCGCCGGCTAAGATGATCCCCGTAAAGAGGACTAACAGGACATTCAACCCTGATATCGCTAATACAAGGACTGCAATATAAGGGATGACTTTCATAAATTCATAGTCAGTCGCTTGTGTGATGGTCGCATCAGCGCCTTGAATATATAGCCAAAGCAATGTGAGGATGGCCGCAGGTAGGGCGATCAAGAAGTTCATACGGAACTTATCGCGCATAGCACAACCTTGGGAGCGGGTTGCCGCAATGGTTGTATCAGAAATGATGGACAGGTTGTCGCCAAACATAGCGCCACCTACCACAGCACCTATGCATAGAGGCAGTGACAGGTCACTTGCTTCGCTAAGGCCTAAAGCAATAGGAGCAATCGCTCCAATTGTTCCCATTGACGTTCCCATGGCTGTTGCTACAAAGGCGGTTATGATAAATAAACCCGGTAGAACAAACTGAGATGGGATGATGCTTAGGCCAAAGTTTACCGTGGCGTCTACACCGCCAGCTGCTTTTGCGACGCTCGCAAATGCCCCAGCGAGTAAATAAATTAAGCACATTGTAATAATTGTGTTGTCGCCAACCCCATTAATAAAAGTCTCTAGGCGCTTATTCAGTGCACCTGACCCTAAGGCTAGAGCAAGAACAATAGCAGGCAAGATGGCGACGGGCGCTGATATTTGGTAAAACGCGAAATCGACGTTTGCGGCTTGATAGTAGACACCACTACCGATGAACAGAGCTAAAAACAGTAATAAGGGTAGTAATGCGAGCGGGTTGGCTCTCATGTCGGGCTCCTGGATTGCAGAAACAGAGTCTATGGATTTAAGGCTTTGCTCTTTTGGAGTCTAAGCGCATAAGTAAGAAAGCTAGATATCGTTATACGGTTACACTCGATAGGAGTCGTGGCGCATAGCGGATCTACGAATTAAGTGGCGGCATTATACGGGTTAACACTAGCAGGGCTAATATCGATTAGATCTGAGTATTATACTAAAGGTTATAAATAAGGGGTTTTATATGCTTTTCTGCGATTTGGCGTTGTGTGATAGAACGCATAGAGGTGAATAAATAGCCGCCAGTGAGACGGCTATCCGTTAGTGCTGCATCGTCACCCGAAAAGGTTACTTCTCTGGCGCGTGGAAGGCTAAGTATAGGTCTACCAATATGTCAGGGATTTCGTTAGCCATTTGATTCGCTAGGCGTTTGTTATTACGGATTTCGGTAAACTCAGGCTCATCAAACAGGTTAGAAGCCACCATAATTGGAAGCATAAGTTCTGCAGTGACTTCCTCTTTGTCTTCGTTGAACCAAGCGTCTTCTCTAAGGAAAACACCCTCCATAAAGGCTTGTGCCCAAATTTCGAGTTCAGCCTCTTCGTCGCCATCGCTTTCTAACGTGAGGTCGCAAGGCATTTCAAGTTCGGTATCGCTGTAAAGGCTATTGTGTATTTCGTTTTTCCAGCGAACCAATAACGCACTAATAGCGTCTTTTTGGCCCGGCTCGGACCAGTTAGGTTCGCCGTCGAAAATAGCCTCTTGCCATTCTTCGGTTGGGACCGGCTCAGGACAGATGCTAATTGCACTGAGAAATCCATGAATGCCGATCAGGTCTAGCGAGTCTTCTGATACTGACTCCGAGAAAATGAAAGTTTCTAAAAGGTCGAGTTCATCATCTGTCAGTGGATTGTTATTCGCATTAAACATGTTTTGTTCCTATGATCGGTGAGTGCTGGCTATTCTACTCTGAGATTTAATCAACGTCAGTGTTAATTTGAGATGACAGTGCCGTCTGCTTTGCGGATAATTTGCGCATGACTAATCAAGCGCTCCATGTTTTAAAAGAAGTATTCGGATACGATCAGTTTCGTGCACCCCAAGGCGATGTTATTCATTCTGTTTTGGGTGGGCAAGATGTGTTGGTAATCATGCCGACGGGTGGCGGGAAATCCCTCTGTTATCAGTTGCCGTCTTTACTACGCTCAGGCACTGGCATTGTTGTCTCGCCTTTGATTGCCTTGATGCAAGATCAGGTGGCCGCCTTATCTCAGCTTGGGATTCGTTCGGCTTGCCTTAATTCCTCTTTAGACTCAGTTATCCAAACGGAAGTTGAACAGGCGCTAATTAATGGCCAGTTAGACGTGCTTTACATCGCTCCTGAGCGTTTAATGCAGCCACGTACCCTTGCATTGTTACAGCAGGCTGAGATTTCATTATTTGCCATTGACGAAGCGCACTGCGTATCGCAATGGGGTCATGATTTTAGGCCAGAGTACTTAAAGTTAGCAGCGTTGGGGGCTTCTTTCCCTGGTGTGCCGCGCATTGCCCTTACGGCTACCGCTGATCCTCGTACGCAGCAAGAGATCGTATCACGTCTTGGGTTGGTAGATGCGCATATTTATGTGCAGGGCTTTGACCGTCCTAATATTCGCTATCGTATCGCTCAGAAAAATCGTGCTCGTGAACAATTGCTGCAGTTTATTAAGACTGAGCACCCTCGTGATGCGGGTGTTGTGTATTGTTTGTCACGTAAGCGTGTAGAAGAAACATCGGCTTGGTTGGCGGATCAGGGCTTTAATGCATTGCCTTATCATGCAGGGCTCAGTAATGAGCTGCGCCAACATAATCAGCACCGCTTTTTAACGGAAGAGTCGGTGATTATGGTGGCCACGGTAGCGTTTGGTATGGGGATTGATAAACCTAATGTGCGTTTTGTTGCGCACTTGGACCTTCCTCGAAGCATTGAAGCGTATTATCAAGAAACGGGGCGTGCAGGCCGTGATGGTTTGCCAGCAAACGCTTGGATGGTCTATGGCCTTCAAGACGTGATTTTTTTGCGGCAAATGTTAGAAGGCTCGCAAGCGCCTGAGCAATTTAAGCAAGTCGAGCGGCAAAAGTTAGAAGCCATGTTAGGGTTTTGTGAAATCACAACGTGCCGACGGCAGGTGTTATTAAGTTACTTTGGTGAAGATGATCACGAGCCTTGTGGCAATTGTGATACATGTTTGGAGCCTGTGGCGCAGTGGGATGGTACGGAAGCGGCGCGCCAAGCGTTATCGGCCGTTTATCGAACGGGTCAGCGCTTTGGTGTTAATCATGTAGTCGATGTGCTCATGGGAAAGCGTACAGATAAGGTTGTGTCTGAAGGTCATGACAAAGTATCCACTTGGGGGATTGGTAAATCCTTGAATAAGGCTCAATGGCGCTCAGTTTTTCGGCAGCTGGTGGGCAGGGGATTGCTGCGAGTTGATCCCGATGGGTACGGTGTATTGCATTTAGCGGATATGTGTCGGCCTATCCTTAAAGGCGAAGCCTCTCTGATGCTACGTGAAGATATTAAGCCAGCCAAAACAGGGCAAAGTAAAAGCCGTGTGCCTCAAAGCCAACTTAGCTCAGATGATTACCAGTTATGGGAAGCGCTTAAGCGTTTACGCAAGCAATTAGCCGATAATCAAGACGTGCCGCCTTATGTGATTTTTCATGATGCTACTTTGATGGAGATGGTGATGAATCGCCCGTCCACTCATCAGCAGTTGCAGCGTATCAGCGGTGTCGGCGAGCGTAAGTTATCTCTTTATGGCGATGCGTTTCTGGAGGCTATCGCAGACCAAGCTAAAGATAAACCATCGGCCGATGAGCAAGCGCAAGAGTCTGTGGTTTTGTTTAAAAGTGGCATGACAATAGATCAAGTCGCACGCATGCAAAAGCTATCGACCAAAGTAATTTATAACCATTTAGCCATGGGTATCGGCCGCGGCGAGTTGTCGGTGGAAGAAGTGGTAGACCTACCTTCAGCACAAATTATATCGATTGAACAAGTGATTCAAGACTGCCAAGAGCAGTTTGGCCGTGCGTTGCAACCCGTGTATGAAGCTTTAGAAGGTGCGTATGAGTTGGGTGTGTTGATGTGCATAAGGCAAGGCTTAAAACGATAGCACAAGAGGTGAGTAATTTGTTGTGAAGGCGCTACGGCTAGTTGTTTTATTAACGGTGTTAGTGTTCGTGGGCTTGAATGCGTATTTATCTAAAATACGTACCACCGATTGGCAGGAATCGCTTTGGGTGGTTGTTTACCCCATTAATGCCGATGGCACTTCGTTAACGGATCAGTATATTGCCAGCTTAAACCAAGATACGTTTAATGATATTGAAGCTTTCTTTGATCGCGAAGCTAAGCGTTATCGCCTTGGGCTTGATAAGCCTGTTCGCGTTTTTCTATCTGATGAGCTGCACGCACAGCCGCCTGAACCTCCTATAAAACCAAGCATACTGGATAATATTTTATGGAGTTTGCAGATGCGTTTTTGGTCGTGGAGCAAAGACAACTGGCATGGGCCAGCCCCTGATGTGCGGATTTATATGCGGTTTTTTTCACCGGATAATCAACCTGTATTACGTCACTCATTAGGGTTACAAAAAGGGCTTATTGGTTTGGTTAACGCGTTTGCAGATTCCGAACAACAAGGGCAAAACAACTTAATTGCTGCACACGAGTTACTCCATACCGTGGGGGCTTCTGATAAATATGACCCTAAAACTAACTGGCCCATATGGCCGGACGGTTACGCTGAACCAACAAAAGAGCCGCTTTTTCCACAATCCGAAGCAGAAATTATGGGCGGTAGGGTTCAAGTATCGCCCTCTATTGCGTTAATACCTCCATCGTTATCGCATGCTGTAATAGGCTCTGCTACCGCTATAGAGATTAATTGGCTCTCGCCTGAAGGGCAAAATTAGGTTGGATGGAAGGGGAAATGGCAGCCGAATTGGGCATAAAGCCATCCTATGATTATTTTTTTGATCTTTTTAGATGAAACTTTACGTTTTTAATATAAGAAAAAGTATATAAAAAACCCGCACTCAAGGCGGGTTTTTTCTTTTTGCAGGCTAAATTAATTATTTAGCTGGGTAGTCACGTTTTTTAGAGCCAGTATACAGTTGGCGAGGACGGCCAATTTTGTTCGGGCTGCTGTGGAACTCGCTCCAATGGGAGATCCAGCCGATAGTACGAGACAGAGCGAAAATCACCGTGAACATGTTAGTTGGGATGCCAATCGCTTTTAGGATGATACCTGAATAGAAGTCGACATTCGGGTACAGCTTACGCTTAACAAAGTACTCATCTTCTAGAGCAATTTGTTCTAGGCGCTTAGCAATTTTCAGCAGAGGATCGCTAATGTTGAGCTCAGCTAAAACCTCATCACATGTCTGTTTCATTACCTTAGCGCGTGGGTCAAAGTTGCGGTAGACGCGGTGACCAAAGCCCATCAGACGGAAGTTATCATCTGGATCTTTCGCACGTAAGATAAATTCATCGATATTCGACTCGTCGCCTATTTCTTCCAGCATAGTCAATACGGCTTCGTTTGCTCCACCGTGGGCAGGTCCCCATAATGCAGCGATACCAGATGAGATACATGCGAATGGGTTAGCGCCAGATGAGCCTGCAAGACGCACTGTTGATGTTGATGCGTTCTGTTCGTGGTCAGCATGCAACAAGAAGATACGGTCCATCGCTTTTGCGATAGTCGGGTTAGCTACATACTCTTCACAAGGGTTACCAAACATCATTTGCAAGAAGTTTTCAGCGTAGTCCAGACCATTTTTAGGGTACATGAACGGCTGGCCAATGCTGTATTTATAACACATTGCAGCAATGGTCGGCATTTTTGCGATTAAGCGGTACGCGCATACTTCGCGATGGTGGGCATCGTTGATGTCCAAAGAGTCGTGATAGAAGGCTGACAATGCTCCTACTACACCAACCATGATTGCCATCGGGTGAGCATCACGACGGAAACCGTTAAAGAAGTTACGCATCTGCTCATGAACCATTGTGTGGTTCTTAATGGTACTGATGAACGTTTCTTTTTGCTCAGGCGTAGGTAACTCACCATTGAGTAACAGGTAGCATACTTCTAAGTAATCAGAATGCTCAGCAAGCTGCTCAATAGGGTAACCGCCATGCAAAAGAATACCGTTAGCACCGTCGATATAGGTGATTTTTGATTCACATGCCGCTGTGGAAACGAACCCCGGGTCATAAGTAAATAAACCACTGCTTGTGAGTGGGCGAACGTCTATAACATCGGGTCCTTCAGTACCGGAATACACGGGTAATTCAATAACTTCTTCAAGACCGTCGACGGTTAAACGCGCTTTCTTATCAGCCATCAGGAGAGGCTCCTATCATTATGTTTGTATTTTTCTGACTCTACTTTTTAATAGGTCATTAAGTGAGTCTTGATCCAAGAGGGATTCGCCCAATATAGAGATTGAACGAAAATTGTCAATCTGGACACAATGCACTTTTTCTGCATTGCAGCAAAGGATTAGTGATTTTTACGCATAAAAGGTCAAGTGTTGTATAGGCTATTAGTTGTATATCGGGTGTTTTCATAGAATGTTAGTGCAGTAGACATTAGCATGAGAGTACGTTGCAGTGCGTTGTATTCTCAATATGAACTGTCTATACTTTCGACCCGAATATGCGTTTGAAGAGTTATGCGCATGTTTTCTTCTGAGAAACAACTCTGAACACTTCCGAGCAACCTTGTCCAAAATGGGCAGCAAAAGTGTGAACTAGAGCCGTGAACAAAAAAAGACCTGTAAATTTAGATCTGCGTACAATCAAGCAGCCGCTTCCAGCGATTACATCCATTTTGCACCGTATCACAGGTATTGTCCTTTTCTTTGGCGCAATATTTATGATCTACGCATTAGGGCTGTCACTCGAATCTGAAGCTGGCTTTAATGAAGCTACTACCATGTTCGAAGAAAGTTTCTTTGCGAAACTAATCACATGGGGACTCATCTCTGCATTGCTATACCACATGTTTGCTGGTGTTAAGCATCTTATTATGGATGCGGGACATTTAGAGGAAATAGAAAGTGGTGCTATGGCAGCAAAAGTTACGCTGGCGTTAGGCGTAGCAGGCGTATTACTTGCGGGGGTTTGGGTATGGTAACTAGTATTACAAGCTTTGGCCGTAGCGGTTTATACGACTGGATGGTCCAGCGTGTAACGGCCGTAGTGTTATTGGCTTATACCGTCTTTATGATTGGATATCTGCTGTTTAATTCTGATATGGATTATGCACAGTGGAAGGCACTATTCGATTGTACTTCAATGCGTATCTTTACCCTGCTAGCGATGTTATCAATGGTAGCTCATGCTTGGATTGGTTTGTGGTCAGTTACAACTGACTATATTAAACCTACTGGCCTACGCTTCGTTGTTCAGTCTGTTTGTGGTTTGTTGGCGTTTATTTACGTCGTTTGGGGTATTCAGATTCTGTGGGGTGTATAAAAGATGAGTAGTCTTCGCACACTAACTTTTGACGCAATTGTTGTTGGTGGGGGCGGCGCAGGTATGCGTGCTGCTTTGCAACTGGCGCAATCAGGCTTAAAAACTGCTTGTGTAACAAAAGTATTTCCAACCCGTTCTCATACGGTTTCTGCACAAGGTGGTATTACTTGTGCAATCGCTAGTGCTGATCCAAATGATGATTGGCGTTGGCACATGTACGATACTGTTAAAGGTTCTGATTACATCGGTGACCAAGACGCTATCGAGTATATGTGTTCTGTAGGTCCTCAGGCTGTATTTGAGTTAGACCATATGGGTATGCCTTTTTCACGTACAGAAATCGGCCGTATTTACCAGCGTCCATTTGGTGGTCAATCTAAAGGTCCTGATAACCCAACTCAGGCTGCACGTACGTGTGCCGCTGCTGACCGAACAGGTCACGCGTTATTACACACTTTGTATCAAGCAAACATGAAAGCCGGTACCACTTTCTTAAATGAATGGTATGCGGTCGATTTAGTTAAGAATGAAGACGGCGCGATCGTTGGCTGTGTTGCAATTTGCATTGAGACAGGTGAGACGGTTTACATCAAGGCTAAAGCAACCGTTTTGGCTACCGGTGGTGCTGGTCGTATTTATTCTTCTACAACCAACGCATTGATCAATACCGGTGACGGTATGGGTATGGCTATGCGTGCAGGCATTCCTGCGCAAGATATGGAAATGTGGCAGTTCCACCCAACGGGTATATACGGAGCTGGTACGTTGGTAACAGAAGGTTGTCGTGGTGAAGGTGGTTACCTCATCAATAAAGACGGCGAGCGTTTCATGGAGCGTTATGCTCCAAACGCGAAAGACCTTGCAGGACGTGACGTTGTTGCTCGTTCTATGATCCTTGAGATCCTTGAAGGTCGTGGTTGTGGCCCAGACGGTGACCATGTGTACTTAAAATTGGATCACTTGGGTGAAGAAGTTCTGCATTCTCGTCTGCCAGGTATTTGTGAGTTGTCTAAAACCTTCGCACATGCAGATCCAGTAAAAGAACCTGTTCCTGTTGTGCCGACTTGTCATTACATGATGGGTGGTGTGGCTACTAACGTTGGCGGCCAAGCAATCGCACCGGATAAAGATGGTAACGATACCATTGTTGAAGGTTTATTTGCGTGTGGTGAGGTGGCGTGTGTTTCTGTTCACGGTGCTAACCGCTTAGGTGGTAACTCGTTGCTTGACTTAGTTGTATTTGGTCGTGCAGCCGGTATCCAAATCGAGAAGCAAATGCGTGAAGGTTACCAAGTGAAAGACGCAACTGAGGCGGATATTGAGCGTGCAATGGCGCGTCTAAATCGTCTTAATTCGTCCACTGGTGGTGAGCGTGTTGCTGATGTTCGTAAAGAGCTACAAGCTACTATGCAACTTTACTTTGGCGTATTCCGCGATGGTGAAAGCATGCAGAAAGGTTTGGAGTTGCTTAAAGGTATTCGCGAAAAAATTAACAACCTGCATCTTGAAGATAAGAGCCAGTCTTTCAATACCGCTCGTATTGAAGCATTGGAACTTGAAAACTTGATGGAAGTTGCAGAAGCAACGGCTGTTGCTGCTGAAGTTCGCAAAGAGTCTCGTGGTGCGCATGCGCGCAACGACTTTACTGAACGTGATGATGAGAACTGGTTATGTCATTCGGTTTACTTCCCGATTGATAAAACAGTTGGCAAGCGCGCTGTAAACTTCGCGCCTAAGACTGTTCCTGCTTTCCCACCAAAAGTTCGTACATACTAAGCGGAGGTTGCTATGTTAGTTAGCGTATATCGTTACAACCCTGAGACCGATGATGCTCCGTACATGCAGGATATCCACATTGATATCCCTGGTGGTAAAGACATCATGGTCTTGGATTTGCTTAACTTGCTTAAAGAGAAAGATCCAAGTTTGGGCTACCGTCGTTCATGCCGTGAAGGTGTATGTGGTTCAGACGGTATGAATATGAACGGTAAAAACGGTTTGGCATGTATCACGCCTTTGTCGGCTGTTGTTACTAATGACAAATTGGTACTTCGTCCTTTGCCTGGCTTGCCAGTAATTCGCGACTTGGTTATCGATATGTCTCAGTTCTATAAGCAGTATGAGAAAATCAAACCGTTCTTAATCAATGATACACCGGCGCCAGCTATTGAACGTCTTCAGTCTCCTGAAGAACGTGCTGAACTAGATGGCTTATACGAGTGTATTTTGTGTGCTTGTTGTTCTACAGCGTGCCCATCGTTCTGGTGGAACCCTGATAAGTTCATCGGGCCATCAGGTTTGTTGCAAGCTTATCGCTTCTTGGCTGATACGCGTGACACGGCTACTCGTGAGCGTTTGGCTGAGCTGGACGATCCATTCTCGGTGTTCCGCTGCCATGGCATCATGAACTGTGTGAATGTTTGTCCTAAAGGTCTTAACCCGACCAAGGCAATCGGCAAAATTAGAAACATGCTGATTAATCAGGCGACTTAAGAATCTAACGGCACCTCAGGGTGCCGTTTTTTTTGGTTAATAAAGCCGCTTATGCTTCAAAACCGCTATTTTATTTAGAATACACGACTAATAGATATATAAAGGCGGTTTGAAAAGTCGTACAATGTCCCCGCATTTCCATGCATGCACGTGGTAATGTTGAGTGGTAACAACGGAAACAAAAGAAGGGGCGTCTGCGCATATTTCCTGTCGGGTATGGTGCAATCCCGGCTGCGTAAGAAAAGTCCCTCGAGCCAGGGTGATCAACTAATGCAAGAAGGCGTAATGGAGTTGCTTTGGAAAAATGCCCACCTCTATGGTGGTAATCTTTCCTATGTGGAGCAGCTATACGAAACATATCTGATGGATCCTAATGCCGTTTCGCAAGAATGGCGTGATGAATTTGATAAGCTGCCAAAAACCGGCGAATCAATTTCTCAGGATGTCCCTCACTCTCCTGTGCGAGAGCACTTCCTCTATCTTTCTAAAAACCAGAGCCGTTCTCATCCGGTCGAAGTTGCTAGTGTATCTTCTGATCATGAGAAAAAGCAGGTTCGTGTTTTACGAATGATCAACGCTTACCGTGTGCGCGGTCATCAAATGGCTGAAATTGATCCTTTGCATCAATTACAGCGTGAAGATGTTCCTGATTTAGCACTGCGTTTTCATGAGCTTTCAGAATCAGACTACGATACTACTTTCCAGCTTGGATCGTTGTTTTTTGGTACAGAAGAAGCTCCACTGAAGTCGATCGTTGAAGATCTGAAAAAGACTTACTGTTCAACAGTTGGTGCAGAATATATGCACATTGTTGATACTCAGGAAAAGCGTTGGTTGCAATCTCGTATTGAGCCAGTTAGAGCGCACCCTGAAGTAGAAGTCGAAAAGAAAAAGATGATTCTGGAGCGTTTAACTGCTGCAGAAGGCTTAGAAAAATACCTAGGTTCTCGTTACGCCGGTGCGAAGCGTTTTGGTTTAGAAGGTGGTGAGTCTCTCATCGTTTCTTTGAATACCTTAATACAGCGTGCAGGTAAGCAGGGTGCTAAAGAGATTGTAATTGGTATGGCTCACCGTGGCCGCCTGAATACATTGGTTAACATCTTTGGTAAAAACCCCGCTGAATTGTTCAGTGAGTTTGAAGGCAAGAAAACCCTTGATACATCTGGTGACGTTAAATACCACCAAGGTTTCTCTTCAAACGTTATGACTGAAGGCGGCGAAGTCCATATTGCTATGGCGTTTAACCCATCGCATTTGGAAATCGTAGCGCCGGTTGTTGAGGGCTCTGTTCGAGCGCGTCAAGACCGTCGTGATGACACTGTTGGTACATCTGTAGTGCCTGTTAGCATCCACGGTGATGCAGCATTCGCCGGTCAAGGTGTCGTGATGGAGACGTTCCAAATGTCTCAAACGCGAGCTTACAAAACAGGCGGTACTATTCATATTGTTGTTAACAACCAGGTCGGTTTTACAACAAGCAAGCGTGAAGATGCACGCTCGACAGAATACTGCACAGATGTCGCTAAGATTGTTCAAGCACCCATTTTCCACGTCAATGGTGACGACCCTGAAGCTGTTCGTTTTGTGACTCAGGTTGCTGTTGATTATCGTAACGAGTTCCACAAAGACGTTGTTATCGACTTAGTTTGTTATCGTCGTCGTGGACATAACGAAGCGGATGAGCCGTCTGGTACACAGCCGTTGATGTATGCTGAAATTAAAAAGCATAAATCAGTTCGTGAGCTATATTCCGATGCCATGATTGCTCAGGGTGTTGTTACTGCTGAAGAGAGCAAAGAGCTTGAGCGTAACTACCGTCAATCATTAGAGAATGGTGAGCACGTTGCGTTATCACTCGTCAAAGAGCCTAACACAGAGCTGTTTGTCGATTGGAAGCCTTACCTAGGCCATAGCTGGTCGTTTGATTGCGATACAACCGTTGATATCAAACTGCTGCAAGAATTAGGTAACAAGATTTGCCAAACTCCTCAAGGCTTTACAGTTCAGCGCCAAGTTCAGAAGATCATTGATGATCGTTTGAAAATGGCAGCAGGTGCGATGGAGCTTAACTGGGGTATGGCTGAATCATTAGCTTATGCCACGATGTTAGCGCAAGGGCATCCTGTTCGTTTAACCGGTCAAGACGTAGGTCGCGGAACGTTCTCGCATCGTCATGCTGTTCTTCATGACCAAAAAACAGCAGAAACGTATGTGCCTTTGGCTAATTTATCTGAAGGGCAGCCGCGTTTAACCCTGTATGACTCGTTATTATCAGAAGAAGCTGTGCTGGGATTTGAATACGGCTATGCCACAACTATGCCTAACTCAATGGTTATTTGGGAAGCGCAGTTTGGTGATTTCGCTAACGGCGCTCAGGTTGTAATTGATCAGTTCATTACAAGTGGCGAGCATAAATGGCAACGCTTGTGTGGTTTAACTATGCTATTGCCTCATGGTTTTGAAGGTCAGGGGCCGGAGCATTCATCTGCACGTCTTGAGCGCTTCTTACAAATGAGTGCAGAACATAATATTCAAGTGTGTACGCCAACTACACCT of Neptunomonas phycophila contains these proteins:
- a CDS encoding succinate dehydrogenase iron-sulfur subunit, giving the protein MLVSVYRYNPETDDAPYMQDIHIDIPGGKDIMVLDLLNLLKEKDPSLGYRRSCREGVCGSDGMNMNGKNGLACITPLSAVVTNDKLVLRPLPGLPVIRDLVIDMSQFYKQYEKIKPFLINDTPAPAIERLQSPEERAELDGLYECILCACCSTACPSFWWNPDKFIGPSGLLQAYRFLADTRDTATRERLAELDDPFSVFRCHGIMNCVNVCPKGLNPTKAIGKIRNMLINQAT
- a CDS encoding Na+/H+ antiporter NhaC family protein; this translates as MRANPLALLPLLLFLALFIGSGVYYQAANVDFAFYQISAPVAILPAIVLALALGSGALNKRLETFINGVGDNTIITMCLIYLLAGAFASVAKAAGGVDATVNFGLSIIPSQFVLPGLFIITAFVATAMGTSMGTIGAIAPIALGLSEASDLSLPLCIGAVVGGAMFGDNLSIISDTTIAATRSQGCAMRDKFRMNFLIALPAAILTLLWLYIQGADATITQATDYEFMKVIPYIAVLVLAISGLNVLLVLFTGIILAGAVALLSVADYSIAQYSKDIYAGYTGMQEILILSLLIGGLGALMKAQGGLEFLAQQIQRFTNKRGDEPHTRAGEAAISVAVALTNVCTANNTVAIIISGGLAKDIADRQHVDPRRSACLLDIFSCVVQGLLPYGAQVLLAGSIAGLSPLLIIGNIHYSWLLGLVAIGTIIFRKHPHAQ
- the sdhC gene encoding succinate dehydrogenase, cytochrome b556 subunit, with translation MNKKRPVNLDLRTIKQPLPAITSILHRITGIVLFFGAIFMIYALGLSLESEAGFNEATTMFEESFFAKLITWGLISALLYHMFAGVKHLIMDAGHLEEIESGAMAAKVTLALGVAGVLLAGVWVW
- the gltA gene encoding citrate synthase — protein: MADKKARLTVDGLEEVIELPVYSGTEGPDVIDVRPLTSSGLFTYDPGFVSTAACESKITYIDGANGILLHGGYPIEQLAEHSDYLEVCYLLLNGELPTPEQKETFISTIKNHTMVHEQMRNFFNGFRRDAHPMAIMVGVVGALSAFYHDSLDINDAHHREVCAYRLIAKMPTIAAMCYKYSIGQPFMYPKNGLDYAENFLQMMFGNPCEEYVANPTIAKAMDRIFLLHADHEQNASTSTVRLAGSSGANPFACISSGIAALWGPAHGGANEAVLTMLEEIGDESNIDEFILRAKDPDDNFRLMGFGHRVYRNFDPRAKVMKQTCDEVLAELNISDPLLKIAKRLEQIALEDEYFVKRKLYPNVDFYSGIILKAIGIPTNMFTVIFALSRTIGWISHWSEFHSSPNKIGRPRQLYTGSKKRDYPAK
- the recQ gene encoding DNA helicase RecQ; its protein translation is MTNQALHVLKEVFGYDQFRAPQGDVIHSVLGGQDVLVIMPTGGGKSLCYQLPSLLRSGTGIVVSPLIALMQDQVAALSQLGIRSACLNSSLDSVIQTEVEQALINGQLDVLYIAPERLMQPRTLALLQQAEISLFAIDEAHCVSQWGHDFRPEYLKLAALGASFPGVPRIALTATADPRTQQEIVSRLGLVDAHIYVQGFDRPNIRYRIAQKNRAREQLLQFIKTEHPRDAGVVYCLSRKRVEETSAWLADQGFNALPYHAGLSNELRQHNQHRFLTEESVIMVATVAFGMGIDKPNVRFVAHLDLPRSIEAYYQETGRAGRDGLPANAWMVYGLQDVIFLRQMLEGSQAPEQFKQVERQKLEAMLGFCEITTCRRQVLLSYFGEDDHEPCGNCDTCLEPVAQWDGTEAARQALSAVYRTGQRFGVNHVVDVLMGKRTDKVVSEGHDKVSTWGIGKSLNKAQWRSVFRQLVGRGLLRVDPDGYGVLHLADMCRPILKGEASLMLREDIKPAKTGQSKSRVPQSQLSSDDYQLWEALKRLRKQLADNQDVPPYVIFHDATLMEMVMNRPSTHQQLQRISGVGERKLSLYGDAFLEAIADQAKDKPSADEQAQESVVLFKSGMTIDQVARMQKLSTKVIYNHLAMGIGRGELSVEEVVDLPSAQIISIEQVIQDCQEQFGRALQPVYEALEGAYELGVLMCIRQGLKR
- the sdhA gene encoding succinate dehydrogenase flavoprotein subunit, giving the protein MSSLRTLTFDAIVVGGGGAGMRAALQLAQSGLKTACVTKVFPTRSHTVSAQGGITCAIASADPNDDWRWHMYDTVKGSDYIGDQDAIEYMCSVGPQAVFELDHMGMPFSRTEIGRIYQRPFGGQSKGPDNPTQAARTCAAADRTGHALLHTLYQANMKAGTTFLNEWYAVDLVKNEDGAIVGCVAICIETGETVYIKAKATVLATGGAGRIYSSTTNALINTGDGMGMAMRAGIPAQDMEMWQFHPTGIYGAGTLVTEGCRGEGGYLINKDGERFMERYAPNAKDLAGRDVVARSMILEILEGRGCGPDGDHVYLKLDHLGEEVLHSRLPGICELSKTFAHADPVKEPVPVVPTCHYMMGGVATNVGGQAIAPDKDGNDTIVEGLFACGEVACVSVHGANRLGGNSLLDLVVFGRAAGIQIEKQMREGYQVKDATEADIERAMARLNRLNSSTGGERVADVRKELQATMQLYFGVFRDGESMQKGLELLKGIREKINNLHLEDKSQSFNTARIEALELENLMEVAEATAVAAEVRKESRGAHARNDFTERDDENWLCHSVYFPIDKTVGKRAVNFAPKTVPAFPPKVRTY
- the sdhD gene encoding succinate dehydrogenase, hydrophobic membrane anchor protein, which gives rise to MVTSITSFGRSGLYDWMVQRVTAVVLLAYTVFMIGYLLFNSDMDYAQWKALFDCTSMRIFTLLAMLSMVAHAWIGLWSVTTDYIKPTGLRFVVQSVCGLLAFIYVVWGIQILWGV
- a CDS encoding YecA family protein, with the translated sequence MFNANNNPLTDDELDLLETFIFSESVSEDSLDLIGIHGFLSAISICPEPVPTEEWQEAIFDGEPNWSEPGQKDAISALLVRWKNEIHNSLYSDTELEMPCDLTLESDGDEEAELEIWAQAFMEGVFLREDAWFNEDKEEVTAELMLPIMVASNLFDEPEFTEIRNNKRLANQMANEIPDILVDLYLAFHAPEK